The DNA region GGAGGAGTAAATGCTTCACCGCCTCTTTAGCCAAAGCGCAACTGCGGCGGTTATAATTACCACAGATGCGATGGCCGCAACTGCAAAGGCGTCCAGCTGGTACACCGCCTCGTAAACGCCCGGCCCCGCGACTACGTCGCTCGGGGCCCAGTGGGAGAAGCGCCAGAAGACGTTGTAGCGGTTGCGGTCCGGCGGTAGCAGGGCGTAGCCGTGGGGGAGCCACCTCTCCTCCTGGCCCCAAGGGTATTTCAACACGACGCGGTACTCCCTCGCCGTGTTGGCGGTGACGTTAAGCGGCCCGTCTACTCTCTCCGGCAGTTGCCACCCGTTGAACCAAATCCTAGTACTGCCGTCGTCGTAGAGCTTCTCAGGGGGCTTAGGCGCCGGCGGCTTAGCCCCCGCGTCTGCCCAGACGGCCGCGGTGTAGTTAGGCGCATTAAACGTCACGAGATACTGCACCTTGTACCTAGCCGTGTATGTCCCCGGCCCCACGGCGCGTCTAAGCTCTTTAGACCCGTCGCTCCACCCGGTGAAGACGAGTCTAGTGGAGTTGCCAAAGTCGACGACTTCGTCGGCGTAGATCACCGCGGTCTGGCCCGGCTTAAGCCAGAGCTCTGTGGCATTGAACGTGCTACGTGTATAAGCCTCCGCGCGGAGGAGGTAGTACTCGTCGTAGTAAGTCTCTACATATGCGGGGAGGCCTGGGTAGACGTAGTCCTCCACCGGCGCCATAGGCGCCCCCTTGCTGTCGTAAGCCGCCACGCCTTTTAACACCCGTTTTACTCCGCCTTCAACTAACTCCGCCGCCACGTCTAGTCTGTAGAGCGGGGCTACAGCCGTCGCGTTCCTCACGTCTACAGTTAACACTGGAACCGGCGGCATCCTCCTCCCGCCGACAAGCCACCCGGCTAAATACGCCTTTAAAACGCCGGTTTTAGCCCTCACCTCGGCTTCGAGGGGGGCGGCGTAGGCGGTGGGGCCCGCGGCCAGCTCGGGGCCCTTGGCAGGCGGCGTCACCTCGACTCTGTAAAGCCGCTGGTAGCTGACGACGCGGCCGTCGAAGCCGGCGGGGGCGCAGACCCCGTCTGTGAAGTTGATGCGCAACGGCGTTAGCTCCGCCCCCCTGGGCACGTACACCACGGCCCTCCCAGTGACGTTGTAAGTAGCTACGCCGGCTTTGATCACGCCGTAGGGACAACCAACCACCTCCACCTCTCTCTGGGTGAAGGAGTATACTTGCACCCCGGAGTCGTCTTGGACGGCGAGCGTAAAGCCCCGGAAGTCAAGGGCGAGGGATCTAGGCATGTTTGCCTGTATAGACGCCGCCAGCTGCCCACCGCGGTAGAGCTCCACCCTGTCGGCGAAGCCCACCGCCAAGACGTTGCCGTCGCCGGAGATGGCAACGGCGTATACAGGCTCTTTAACAGGGATGGCGGCGGAGCCCCAGTACACGGCGCCCTCAGCGGCGAAGGTCAAGACGCAGTTTTGCGAGACGGCGGCGGGCGGGCTTAGCGAGAGCAACTCGCCGAAGCCGACGTACTCCCTCCCGTCTACCACCACGTACGGCTTATCCCTCTTGGCCAGCGCCACGGTGTATCCACAGCGGAGGGGGTGCTCCACGTAGCCCGGCCTCCACACGCCGTATCTAAGAGCACCGCCGTCGTAGACCAGCGATATTACGGGCACTCCGACTGTTTTCTCAGAGGCGACTCTTCCGTTTTGCAACTCGACAATCCGGCCGTCCATGGTGCCTACTGCTATTCGGTTGCAGTCGGTGGCTATGGCAGAGGCGTTTAGCTTCAAGACGGCTGACCACAACGCCGCGCCTCTGACGTACAGCGCCACGCGGGTGCCGAGCCAGCTCGTGGCGTTGCCGAGGGGGTGCGCGACGGCTAGGCAAGAGCCCATGGGGTCTGTGGCTATTAAAGCGCCGGGGGCGTCCACGTGCCACAGCCTCTGGCCAAGGCCGTTTAACGCGCCGAATCCCCCCAGCGTGGAGTAGTACACCACGTCTCCGCCCTCTGAGACGTACACTACAGCGAGGGCGACGGCGGTTATTGCCATTATTGCCAATATATGCCGCATGTGAAAAGCTGGAAAAAAGAGCGGATTAGGAAAAACATCAGCCAATTGCCGGGACGGTGAAGTTGCCGGGCGGCGGCTGCACTTTGGGCAAGGGGAAGGGCAGTGGCATCGCAGACAAGGCCAGCACCGCCCCCAGAGAATACATGCTGGCAATCCCTATTTTGTAGCGGTACGTATTTTGCGCAACGCTAAAATACTGCTTGTAAAGAGTGACAATAGAAGATCTGTTTAACGCCACTTGAGGAATTTGGCCAAATACAGCGTCGCCAGGGGTGAAGAAGATTTTCTTAAAGGCCTCTTCTGGCGTATAGCCCTGGCTTATTAGAAAATCAATCATACCTTTGATGACTTCTCTGTCTTTTTCTGAATAGGCGCCGTTTATTATGCCGTCTATTAACGAGTTTTTAATAGTCTCCCACTTCTGAACGTAATTATTGTGCATAGTTATGTTGCGAATCGGTATTGTAACTCTGCATTCAGACGCGTCGTCGACAGGAGACGCGTAAATTTTGGCAGCGACGACATTTCCCTTTTTATCTGTCCATACAATTGACGTAACTCTGACGACAGGTGTAACCCATGCTAAAGCAGAACTAAGGTCAGGCGCGTTGACGCCAACCCCCTTCTCGATTTGCCAGCAGAAGTCCACCACTGCCGAGGCGTTTGCTAGTCTGTACTCAGTCCATCTATGCGTCTCTTGGTAGCTTATTTTCGATTTGTAACACTCGCCTAGGTAGACAGCCCTGCTACCCTGGTAGTCAACTACCGTCAAATAAACCTTCCACGAAGTGTATTCATAATTGGGATAACTTGCATAATCGAAGTACGCGTTTACTATAAAAGTAGTGTCCACCCCTCCAAGGTAGTTTGTCAAAAAAGCGCTTGGGGGGCGCAGTATCTTTACGTTTTTCGCGGCAGTTTTGGACCCCGGTCCGCGCATCTCCCACCCACTGCCGCTTAGAAGCGTCAATATTCTTACGCAATAATCGCCAACACACATTGTCGTATCCCTAGAGATGACTTTTAACTCCACTTGAAATCTGTTGTCATATATGCTTGCGCCGCTTGTATCGCATATCAATTTCGCCTCGATAGGTATGCCCTCGATATCCATATACCCGTTTGCGGCGCTGAACGCCTCAATTAACTTAAGAGAGGCCGGGTTTATGCCTGACGGACTCGCGCGGGCAGAGAGAGGCTTGCTACACGACACAACCCCCTCCAGCTTCCGCTGAAATCTGCCGTCAGGAGAATTGCCATATTGTATCAACGCCTCGACGCGGTCGCCGCACTTGACGTAGACGCCAGTCCAGCCCTTCCCAGCGCCTGCGGGCTTCCCGTTGACGTAGATGTAGGCGGCCGCCGGAGCTGCGCCGGAGTAGTCGAAAAGGCCTATCTCAACGCCCTTAGAAGTGTTTCTAAACGTAATATAAGGCATCACCTCTCCGTAGGGCAGGGCCTTGGGCCAGTGGCCGAACGCGTAGAGCATGAGCGCGGCTACCGCAGTTGCAACCGCCAGCAACACAGCCGCCTTTAGAATCTCCATAGGAGAGGGAGAGGAAAAAACAATGTTGAATTACGGCAGACGAGTGAAAAAACGTTTACCGCCTCCTCCTCAGAGCCGCCGCGGCAAGTACTGCAGACAGAGCCCCCAGGGTGTACGGGGAGAGGGGCCACTGCCTCGCCTCGAGCTGGCAGAGGCCCTCAGTCTCCACTGAGGCGTAAATCCTCCCGGCGGCGTCTGCCCTGTAGACGCGGCCGCAGAGCTCAACCTCGGCTGTGGGGTTGGGGATGCCGAGGGCGTCTTTAAACTCGCCGTAGTAAGAGGCTTGGTATCTCGCTGTCACGCTCGCCGGCCCCCTCACCTCCACTTGCGGAACTAGCGGCGTGTATCTAACGCCTCCTGCCGCTGTGCCGTTCAGCCTAATTACAGACCCCTCGTAGGCCCACCCCCTCCACTCCTCTACTCCCCTTATCTCAACCCAGTGCTGCCTTCTGTAGGTGACTGATACGGAGAGCGGCCCCTCCACCGCCACCGCCGGTGGGTCCGGGTCCACGAGCCTTGTGCCGTTGCCGAAGTCAACCACTGGCGGCATTACGAAAGTCGTACCGGGCTTGAACCACCCCTCCGTCTTGTTGACCGGCGTCTTCACAGAGATCCAGTAGTACCTCTCGGCGTAGGAGAGGACCAGCGTCAGCGGCCTGTCCACCGCCACCGCCGCGGCCGGCGTTCCGTTTATTAAAAGGCCGGCGAGGCGGGTGCCGTTGCCCGGCTCCCAGGGGTCGGGGGCGCTGGGGAGGTAGGGGGAGCCCCTCTCAGCCCAACGCTCGACGGCGCCGTGTGGCGAGACAACCCTCACCAGGTAGTACACGGTGTAGTTAGCCTTTACGCGGAGAGGCCTCTCCACGGGGATTGAGTAGGGCCTCAACGCTATTCTCGTGCCGTTGGGGAGGACGTAGTCGCCGGAGATCCTCACTGGGGTCCCCGGGGGGAGGAAGGTCTCGTTGCGGCCGAGGGGGGTCTCCACCACAACCCGGTACAGCTTCGTGTAGTTCACCGTGTAGACCCTCCCCGGTATGTTAAAGACAACGGCGAAGGGCTCCGCCTTTAGAAGCGTCCCGTTGGGGAGGAGGACGTCTCTAGGTGTGTAGAGAAGCCGCGCCCCCCTCTCCCCCACGAGCCTCTCCGTGGAGTTGTACCCCGCAACGTAGACGGAGTAGTGGGTACAGTAGAGCTCCGCAGGGCCTCTCACCAAATACCCCCTCCCCAGCCTTACGACGTTTCCAACCGCCACCGGCTCCCCAACCTCACAGGTAAAGTAGGTGCCGTTTTGCGCTTTAGTCCTCTCGCCGTGGAGAACCACCTCCACGTCTTTATGTTCAAGCACTGTGGGCTCCGTGGACACGCCTGGACGCACATAAACGCTAAAACCGTCAAAATCAACCCCCGCCTCAAGACGCCCCAGGCCCCAGAGCATGTTGATAACATATTTCGGAACTGCCAACGTGTCGTTGCCTATGAGAAGCCACAGCCTCCCAAGAGGCGCCGCGGCGCGGCCGTCCAAATCTTGTATGGCTACGTAAGCAGCTGTAGTGGTTGAGCCGACGTAGCTGATGAGGTAAGGCCCTGTGTAGAGCCATGGCTCCTCGTTGCTCAAAGGCGTTGTGTCCAGCTTGTAGAAAAACTCGCCATCTACATAGAAGTAGACGCCATCTTTTCCCGCTATGGCGGTGATGTTTTTAGGCGGCGTATCGCGGGGAATGCACTTGGAGTATTCCAGCAGCGGGTTTTTAATATCGTTTAGAAACCAATACCCTCCCCAGCGGTACCACCACGGTTGCCAGAAGACGGCCCAGGACACGCAGAGCTTTCCAAAATCAGTGTAATTTCTAAACCAGTAGACCGAGGCGCCAATAACTTTAGCCGCGTCATGTCCGGGGCATGTCGTGTTGAAAAGCTTTCTCCAGTCTATTACCCGCTCTCTTAGAGGCCATGGGTCGACCACGGGATATGTGATCTCTTGTAAACATGTGAGGACGGGACCTCTGCCCAGCTTAACGGCGACATCGAAACTGTAAATAACCCGCGAGTCTTTTAAATAGCTCTCGTAAACGCCAGGTCCAAACTTCCTCAACCTAGCTCCCCAGAAGATCCACTCGTTCCACTTGATATGTGTCCTGGGACTAACGTTTTGCGGCGCTTCGAAAAGAGCCATGGCCCTCTTGTATACGTACTCAACAGGCTTGCCGCCCGGCGCCCACGCCGAGGCGACTACGCCCGGCGTCATGCTGTACTGCGGCTCGACGCAACCGACGTAGCCGGGCTCGCAGTAGTGGACAAAATAATCGTTATAGGTAACTGCATAAACGTCAATTACAGTCTGTATATTAGGCGTGAGTTGAATACTTATACCGCGTGCGTATATCTCCGGCATGTACCACCCATAAGGCGTGTGGAACAATTTTGCCACTACGAGAAGCGCCAACAAAGTTCCTAACAACAAGGCCCGGTACATGATTTTGAAAAAAGAAGTAGGGTTTTTAAGGAAATGTTATTTCTTGTTTTGTTTATTCCCCCGGATCGCACTCGCATCTTACTTCATTTTTACAATTTCTTGGCTTATTTTCTGTGTTCAAAGAGCAGTATGGCTTGTTTTCGCTTTTGAGATCCACCACTATTAGAGTGGTGCCGTCTACTGTGGCGGTATCTATCTCCTTCCACACTGTCTCTTCTTGATATATGCCGCATCCCTGGGTTATTTTCAAGTATTGCCTCTCCACTGTTATTTTATACCCAGTGATGTCGCCGTTGGGCATTTCGAAGAGCTGTAGATCTGTCAGCTTCTGGCTTGGCAGTTGTTTGTAAATTGTGGTTGGGATGCATTTCTCACTTGGCTGGAAGTAGTCAATGGGGGGCGGCGGGAGGGGCTTTTCCGCTACGACGTAGCCGTATCCGTGATATGCGTCGTACGCCACGGGCTGGTCCCAGAGGTATAAAGTCAGCTGTCCCGAAGCAGTTACGTTGTAGAGCTGGTATGTCACTCCGCCACCTACGTCGGTGTACTCTCCCACAAGCTTTTGGTTATACCCCGCCCTCACGTCGAGAGTGTATCTATATGAGGCTATGTCTGTTATCCTGACGCCGTATATCGCCCTGTTGTAGACCTTGCCGCCGTGGGCAAAGCCCTGGGCGGCGGGGACGTAGCCGAGGATCGTAGACACGCCGGCGGGCAGGGCCCAGAGCCATGTCCGCAGGTTGTCTCTCGTCACGACGATAGGCACATAGTCTGGTAGTATCCTCTTCGGGTGAGGCCACGGTATGTATATCGTCTCGTCTCCGACAAGCTGGCCGTCTCTATACACCTTGATGTTCAGATACCAAATACCCAGCGGCTTGGTCTCAATCCGCACCGTCGGCGTGACTTTCCGCCGTACTCCCTTGTCAAGATCAACCCAATAGCATTCAATGCCCCAATAGTAGGGGTATCGGTCCCACTGCCAGAAACTGTTATGAAAGCCATTTGTTTTGATGTAACATCCGTAGTACTGCCTTGGCAATTGTGCTGTAGAATAGACCAACACTGCTGTGTCTTCATCTTTTATCACCCACGTCTCTAATCCGCCAAAAGTCAACACGGATACATCGAAGGCGGCGCCGTACGCCAGTAACATATTGAGCAAGTCGATATCCGCTATGGCTACCCATAAGTTGGCATCGGCGTAAAGTAAACGCATTCCAGTTCCGCCCGGCGCTTTCACCACTTTATAACCTGGGGGGATAATGTAATCTCTGTGAACGGCCTTTTCGTCGTATTTGTCGTAACGGACGTCGTACCAATAAATATCGACACGGGTGCCGTTGTCCACGGCGAGGACTTCATATATTAGAAACGGCGAAGCCCCGCCGAAGCCCCGGTAGACCCTGTCCTGGCCCAATCTCCACATCACAGTCCACACAGCCGTGGCGTTTGAGCCCACCTTCGCGAAGTAGTCAACAGCGTCGCTACTTAGCAAAACGCCGGGATAGACGTACAGCGTGTACCTACGGCTAATTGACGTATAGGGAACCGAGTATTTATCCACAGCATATCCTATGTATATAGGCCTCCACTTTTCCGGGCTCGGGGGTTTTGTGGAGAATTTAAGCCATCCCTGCCACGGCATTGGGGGTATGTTCTGATCGCCCAGCCTGTAGTAGCCCCCAGGCCTTATTTCAAAGGGTATTCCCTGCGGGGTTTCTCCGCTTGCTGGCGCAGTGCCGTTGTACGCTTGCACCCCGTTCACCCAGAGAAGCCAGTTTCCGCCCAGGGCCCCGGGGGGCCATGTTCTGGGACCTCATGGAGCCGTGGAAAAAGGCGGCTATCGCGCTGGGCGTAGCCGCGGCTATAGCGGCGCTGGCCGTCTTCCTAGGCGGCGGACTCGGCGGCAACACGGCGGTTAAGACGGCGACCGGCGGCACCACCTACGTTACGGCGGTGAAAACGGTGACGGTGGTAAAGCCTCTTGAAGCCTCTCTTAGAATTGAAGGCGGTCGTTGTCTCATAGTGGTGAAACTCCCGCCGCCGCCGGAGACGGCGTGGGGCGGGGCGTACGGCGCCGGGCTGGTGCAAGGGGCAGGCGGTTGGTACGGCTACCTCGTCCTCGACAACGGTACTCACGTGGTTATCCCGCCTATCGTCGCCAGGGCCTACGGCCACGACATGGTCTTCATGCTCGGATGCACGGAGAGAGACGTGACTAAGTTGTATATGTTCAGCAATGTGACCGGAGGCGGCTTCAACGAGCAGAGAATTGGCCGCATGACCTTCCAGCCGTGCAACAGCTTCTGCGTAGACCACGAGGTGGAGTACGTTGTGAAAAACGTCCAACGGATATACGCAGTGGTCAACTGGTACCCGCCAGGCATAGACGGCTACCCCATCGCACAGGTAGGCGGCGTGCCGGTTAGAGTTAAATAACCGCCCCCTTTTCCCCCATTCCATATTTTTCCCCCGACCCCCTTCCCCATGAGGCCGCAGGTTAGGCGGGCTGTTGAACAGTTCAGACGGGAGTACGAATCTCTACTCACCGAGGAGGAGCTCGAACAGTGCGTTAGGGAAATTGAGAAGACTGAGACGGCGATAGCGGGGTACGTATGCGCCGCCAGAATTCTTATGAACAGACCACCGCCGCAACCGAGGCAGGCGCGGGAAGCTCCCAGGCGGGAAGCCCCCAGCCTCCACATCCCCCTCCCCAGCCTCCCAGCCCCCATCTCCCGCCTCCCCCGGCTCCCAGCCCTCCGGAGCTGGCCCGTGGCGGCCGGCCTCGGCATGACCGCCGCCGCCCTCCTCGGCGCGGTCCACCCAGCCCTAGCCCTCCTCTCCCTACCCGCGTTGTACATCGCCCGAGCCGCGTTAGGCGCTGTACATACGCCCATCTGGCGGGAGGGGGACCACGCTGTTGCCCTCATGGGCAGGGAGAAGGTCAAGGCGAGGCTCTACCGGGTGGCCGCGGTGTTTAGAGACGTACACGGAATGGGGCCGTATGAGTTCGCCAACGCCGTGCGCGCCTTTGTTCCCCTCGTTAAAGGCGTCTACTACGATGGGAGGGACGTCTACGTCTTGCTAGAAGACGGCGCCGAGGAGGCCCGGACGGCGTTGCGCCGCCTGGGCATTGTAGTGGAGGACCAGCCCTCGCCCCCTCCCCCGGAGCTCGGCCCGAAACAGACGGCGCTGAGATACGCCCCCCTAGCCGCATTACCCCTCGCGGCCTCCCTCCTCGCCCCAGCCGCACTGCCCTTCCTCGTATTCGCAGTAGTGTTCTACCTGCTAATGCTGGCTAGAGACGTGGGCACCCCCGCGGCGGGGAGAGGCATTGAGAATAACGACGCCCTATTTGCAATACTACGGAAGGAGGAGATTTGGTCGATAGCCCGCGTCTCCCAGCTCACGATTAGCAAGGCGTTGTTAGTCTGGGCGCCAAACAAAGCCTTTCTATCGCGAATCACCAAGCGGGCGTTGAGGCAGGAGCACCTGGCTATGTTGCTCCTCTCCCGCGTGAGAATGATGCGCGCCGAGGAGGTGGCCGCGGTGAGACAACGGGTTGTCCACCAGAGGGAGGAGGCCTTCTCTGTCGCCGGCTTGGTGGAGGGCAAACCGTCGGCGTTCTCAGTCGGCCGTCCCAACGTCGTAGACGCGCTCACCTTCGACCTCGCCGAGTTCACCCCGTACTCCTTCATGCTGTTGCCGTTTCAATGCGGCTCCGGTACGTATAAACTGGGCTGGGACGACAGAGGGCGGGAGGTCTGCATAGACCCCTACCAGCTGGAGTCCCCACACGCCGTCGTTATTGGCAAGACGGGGTCCGGCAAAACCACTTGGTCTCTGGCACAAGCTTTACAGGCGTTGCGGGCGGGAAGGTTTGTTGTTGCAATCGACCCCCACGGCCACTGGGCGAGGTACGCTACCGCCGTGGTAGACGCCAGGCGGTACATCCCGCGTATCAAATTCTCCGTCGAGGGCGGCGGGGAGGAGTTTTCAGATGTCGACCTCCTTCTGGACGTCCTCCGCGCGGCTGGGGTGGCGGTGGCAGACGTACACTACACAGTCTTACTAAATGCCCTCGAGCGGGCGGGGGGCTCTGCCGACTTGCCGAGCTTAGTTACAGCGTTATCGAGAATTAGAGACCCTCTCAACGCCCTCGCCGTGGATATGATCGCCGGGCGGATTAAAGCACTGGCCCGGGCCGAGCCGATAGACCTACCCACGTCGGGCCTCGTGGTGGTGACCACCTACGGCGCCGAGTCGCCACACGCCGTCATGCGCCTCATCACGTGGCTATTCTCCTACGCCGTCTGGGCCAAGCAGACGTGTCCCAGGCCGCCCTGCAAGCCCCGGCTGGAGATTTACATCGATGAGGCCCACCTCCTCCTCAGACACCTCGAGGCGCTGGCGCTTGCGTGGAGGGGGCTGAGGAAATACGGCGTTAGGCTGGTGGCGTTGTCGCAAGACGTCGCCGAGTTCGGAGGGCCTCTCTCCACAATTATCGCCAACTCGGACACTAAGGCGGTCCTGGCCATAGACCCGACGCAGTTGCAAAACATCTCCCGGGCCGTGGGGGTAGACCCCTCGGTGCTCGAACGTGTGGCCACCGAGGCCCTGCCCGAGGAGCGCTACGCCGTTGTGAGATTCGGCGGCAGGGCGCCGGTCTTCATACGGCTTATCCGCCCCGAGGACCTCATTTCCTGAATTTTGTCCTGAACGTGGGACATGCTTAGGGTCAAGAAGGGTGGATTAAAGGCCATAGCCGAGGAGCCTGAGCAGATTTTAGCTCCCTCTCCGTCGCCCTCCTTGATGGAGGAGGTGCCGAAACTTGAGACTGTGCAGGAAAATTGGCAAATGTTATTAGCCAAGGCGCTTGTGTCGATGCCGCCAGAGGTGTTGTCTAAGGTGGTGGGTTGCATCCCCAAGGAGTTGTTAATAGAGGTCATAAAGGCTAGGGAGAATGACCCCGTGGTGAAGCTGGCCTTAGTGCTTCTCAATGCTCAGCGCCAGGCCTAAGCCCACGCTTACAGAAGCCACCGAGAGGTGGATATCTGAGCTGGCAAAGGAGCTTGGGGTAAAGCCGAAGGCCTTTAGAAAGGCCGTGTTGAAGCTGGCAAGGCACGGCGTGTGGTTTGAGGCCGAGGACTGGCGCCTCATCGCGAGGGCGCTCGACCTCTCCAAGTACCTCAACATGGCCGTGGACTACGTCATCCGGCGCGTGGCCTCTGGAGTCTCTGTGGCGCAGGCGGTACGCGAGCTACCTGTGACGGTGGAAAAGGCAGGCAAACTCGCACACATCCGGGAAGTACTTTCAAACCTAGTCTAACTTTTTCCCATTATCCCTATTCTAGGCCATGCGTAGAGGGGAGTACTACCTAACGACGGCTCCCGTATTCGCCACGTATCTAGGCGTGGCGTCGGGCAACGAGGCGTTGAAGTTCGCCTCAATTAATACGGCGGAGCTGGAGGAAGCCGAGACGCGCCGTCTCTTCGTCGCCTCTCTTATGCCGGCCCCGTCAACATACTTTTTGGAAGACAAGGAAGAGACGGCTAGGCTCTTCGGCTACGCCCTAGCCCAGGAGGAGGCCGGCGTGGACAGAAATGTGCTGGTCCACTCCTTTCTCGAATCAATGAAGGCTGTCGCGACCGCAAGGGCCGAGGCTAGGGCTAAGACCTACGAGTCCATAACGTCGGCGCTGGGCGCCCTCTTCTTGACACCACTGTTTCTACTCTTCATATGGGCCATCGGCGTAATGCAGATAGACCCCGCCTTGCTCTACCTAATCCTCCTAGCTACAGTGGCAGGTATCGGCGTGGTGGCCTACATTAATATGCCGAGGGATCTCAACTTGTGGAGGACGTATGAGTGGTCTCTCCTCATAGGCCTAGCGGGAGGGGCCGTTGCCGTTCTTCTCGGCCAGCCCCTGACCGCCTTCGTGGCGTTTGGGTTGGCCACGTGGGCTTGGCTCTACGCCAATGACAGGCTTTGGTGGTTCTCAATTGCGAGGGAGGTCCCGCCGATGCTTAGGTCTGCAGCGGCCATGTTGAAGGAGGGCGCGCCGCCAGACGTCATATTGGGTAGGCTGATTGGCAAGTACAAAACCGCCATGAAGGCGGCTTACGGCTACATGATCCCCTCGAAATACTTTGTCTTGGCCAAGTCCATGTTCCGCGCCATCACGGAGGCCGGCGGAGCCACTGCGGTTAAGGCTGTGGAGTACATCCAATCCCTCGTGGATATCGAGACCCACGCAACGAGGAAGATGGTGAAGATGTCCATGGCCATGTTCGCCTTGTTCGCCGCCGCTGTGTTCATCTTGGCCTACTCCGTATCAACGGCCGTGAAGGCGCTTGAAGAGACCCAAGCAGTAAACCCCTTCTTCTCCCCGCCGCCGTATGAGGAGGCGCGCTCTGTCGTTTCGACCATGCTGGCCCTGGTGACGGCCAGCTTCATAACCGTCTTCCTCATGCCCTTGGGCATACACAAATCCGCCACTCTTGGAGGCGCAGCCGGCGCTACTTTGCAACAAGTACTACTGGCTCTCCTCTAAACAAGGTTTTTCCACCTTTCCAGACACCATCTTCATGCCCAGCAAAAAACTCAGGGGAATGACCACTATAGAGGCGTTGCTGGTGGCGGCGGCGTTTATAATAGTCGGCGTAATAGGGGTGATGGTATTCCAGGGAATGGGCAAGTCCATGTCCGAGGCACTGAGGGCAAATGCCATAGTCACTGCCGACAAAGCGGGGTTCGATGTAACAATTGAGG from Pyrobaculum arsenaticum DSM 13514 includes:
- a CDS encoding ATP-binding protein — encoded protein: MRPQVRRAVEQFRREYESLLTEEELEQCVREIEKTETAIAGYVCAARILMNRPPPQPRQAREAPRREAPSLHIPLPSLPAPISRLPRLPALRSWPVAAGLGMTAAALLGAVHPALALLSLPALYIARAALGAVHTPIWREGDHAVALMGREKVKARLYRVAAVFRDVHGMGPYEFANAVRAFVPLVKGVYYDGRDVYVLLEDGAEEARTALRRLGIVVEDQPSPPPPELGPKQTALRYAPLAALPLAASLLAPAALPFLVFAVVFYLLMLARDVGTPAAGRGIENNDALFAILRKEEIWSIARVSQLTISKALLVWAPNKAFLSRITKRALRQEHLAMLLLSRVRMMRAEEVAAVRQRVVHQREEAFSVAGLVEGKPSAFSVGRPNVVDALTFDLAEFTPYSFMLLPFQCGSGTYKLGWDDRGREVCIDPYQLESPHAVVIGKTGSGKTTWSLAQALQALRAGRFVVAIDPHGHWARYATAVVDARRYIPRIKFSVEGGGEEFSDVDLLLDVLRAAGVAVADVHYTVLLNALERAGGSADLPSLVTALSRIRDPLNALAVDMIAGRIKALARAEPIDLPTSGLVVVTTYGAESPHAVMRLITWLFSYAVWAKQTCPRPPCKPRLEIYIDEAHLLLRHLEALALAWRGLRKYGVRLVALSQDVAEFGGPLSTIIANSDTKAVLAIDPTQLQNISRAVGVDPSVLERVATEALPEERYAVVRFGGRAPVFIRLIRPEDLIS